Sequence from the Paenibacillus riograndensis SBR5 genome:
CACGATTTTTTTGACCAGCGACAAGCCAAGCCCGCTGCCGCCTCCGCTGGTGCTTCTGGCTTTGTCCACCTTATAGAAACGCTCGAAGATGCGGGGCAGGTCGTCCTCGGCAATCCCGATGCCGTTATCCTTGATTTCGACTTCCACCCGGTTATCCAGAGTCCGCAGACGGACCGTAATCATCCCGTCCTGGGGAGTGAATTTGATGCTGTTATGCAGCAGGTTGGTCCATACCTGACTCAGCAGGTCTTTTACCGCTTGGACAGTTACCTCCTCCAGTTCAGCCTCGACGTCGATATTCTTGTCCAGCCACTGCGGCTCACAAGCCAGAATCATCTCCTGGAGCTGCTTATCCAGCCGGTAGGCTGTGCGCTCGAACGGAAAGCTCTCCGCCTCCAGCGCCGACAGCTTCAGCAGATTGTCGCTGAGGCCGGAGAGGCGGCTGCCCTCTGCCTCAATAATATCGAGATAATGAGCCCTGCTCTCCGCACTCAGCCCTTCATCCCTCAGGGCGCGGGCGAAGCCGCGAATCGAGGTGAGCGGGGACTGAATCTCATGTGAGACGTTGGAGATAAAGTCCTGGCGCATCGTTTCCATCCGGCTCAGCTCGCTGGCCATTTCGTTGATGCCTTCGACGATACTGCCAAATTGCCCGTAGCGCCGGTCGTTCTCCAGCTCGACCTTGAAGTTCCCCTTGGAGATTTGCCGCATCGCTGTAATAATGGGGATATAAAAGGCCCGTTCATCTCCTCTCAGGCGTCCGACCAGCCCCGCGATCCCGGCCAGCAGAAACAGAATGAGAAACTGCAGCATCATCGTCAGCAATTGGGACTTATAGGGCGTAAGGGACCAGTTAAAGTGCTTCTCGAGCAGCTTTAGCCCGAAATACCCGCCGTTCCAGGAAAAATAGAAGCCTGCGATGACTATGGTTATCCCCATGACCCTTTTCACAATCTCTCCGGCTCTGCTTCTGCCCATCTATTTACCCACCTCCAGGCGGTAGCCCAGACCCCGGACCGTACGGATGGCAAAACCATAGTCCTCCCGGGGAAAACGGTCACGCAAACGGCCCACATGCACATCCAGCGTACGTTCATTTCCTTCAAAATCATATCCCCAGACCTCTTCAATCAGCCGGTCACGCGTCAGCGTCTGCCCCGGATAGCTGGCCAGTTTGAACAGCAGCTCAAACTCCTTCAGCGGCAGCGTAATGCTTCCCTGGTCTGCAGTCACCTCATAGGTTTTGCGGTTCATGCGCAAACCGCCGACATTGACGCTCTGTGCAGCAGAAATCTGGTACCGCTTCAGCAGGGCTTTGACCCTGGCGATCAGCACCGGAGGCTCGAACGGCTTGACCAGATAATCGTCGGTGCCCAGCTCGAAGCCTTTGACGATCTGCGAGGTTTCGCCTTTGGCCGTCAGCATCAGAATCGGAATATCATAGCTCCGGCGCAGTTCCTTGCACAGCTCCCAGCCATCCATATTCGGCATCATGACATCAATGACTGCAAGGTCGACTCCATTATCCTCAAGCAGCCGCAGCGCCTCGATGCCATCCGAAGCACCGAATACCTCCTCCATGCCTTCAGCTCTCAAAAAGACTTCCACCAATTCGCGGATGTGCGGATCGTCGTCCACTACCAGGATTTTGGCCATTCTTCGCCTCCCCCTTCTCTTCACCTCCGCCGGAAAGCACCGGTGAATTCAATTGCAGCTGCTGTTCGGCAAACTCCCGGTACAGCTCATGCTCCCGCAGCAGTTCTTCATGTGTTCCCCTGCCGGTAATCCGGCCCTTCTCCATAAAGATAATCTGATCCGCATTTACAACTGTCGCCAGCCGGTGCGCAATGACAATCGTCGTCCGTCCCTTCATCAGGTTGGACAGGGCTTTCTGCACCACTGCCTCCGACTGGCTGTCAAGGCTTGCGGTCGCTTCGTCGAGCATTAGAATCTTCGGATCACGCAGCAGCGCCCGGGCAATGGCGATCCGCTGGCGCTGTCCGCCGGACAGCTTCACTCCGCGTTCACCGACATCGGTATCATAGCCGTGCGGAAGCTCGCTGATGAAGCCGTCGGCATAAGCCATCGCCGCAGCACGGCGCAGTTCCTCCACGCCAACCTCACGGTTCAGGCCATAAGCGAGGTTGTCGGCAATCGTGCCGGAGAGCAGCGGGCTTTCCTGGGAAACATAGCCGATCAGCTTGCGCCAGGAACGCAGAGAGAAGGTCGATATCGGCTTCGCTCCCAGCTTAATCCCCCCGCTCTGCGGTTCATAAAACCTTTCCAGCAGCGAGAAAAGCGTCGTTTTGCCGCCGCCGCTCGGTCCGACAATTGCCGTCACCTGTCCCGGCAGCATGGAGAAGCTTACTCTGCTGAGCACCGGGTCGCCTGTTGTGTAGCCAAAGCTTAAATCATCGATCACAATAGGCTCTTCCGCACTCTTGGCTTCCTCCACCCCCTCGTAAATCTCCTCATCGGCCGCAAGAGTCTCTATGATCCGTTCGGAAGCGCCTTTGGCCTTTTGAATCTGGGTGAAGAACTGGGTCAGCTGGGTCAGCGGCATCACGATCTGAATCAAATACAGGATGAACGCGACCAGTTCCCCGGCCGTCAGCGCGCCGGAAGACACCTGCATTCCGCCGTAGCCGATAACGACCACCAGCAGCATCATGAATACGAAGGAGACCAGCGGACTGATCATGGCGCTGATTTTGCCCTCACGGATGCCGAAGGATAACAGGTTCATGATTCCGGTACGTCCGGCTTCATATTCCTTCTGTTCTGCACCGGAGGATTTCACCAGCCGGATCTCGGACAAAACGCCGCTGAGCGTAGCGGTGAAGGATGCGGTTTCGTCCTGCGTACCCTTGGAGATTTTGTACATCTGCCGGCCCAGCGGCACCAGAATCAGCGCGGACAACGGGAGTACGGTGAACAGCACCAGCGTCATTTGCCAGTTCAGATAGAGCAGCACGGCAATTGAGCCGACGATAGAGATCACCCCGGTGAACAGGCTCGCTAAATGTTCTGAGATCAGGGTTTTGATAATCCCTGTGTCGTTCGTCATCCGGCTGACACTCTCTCCGGTGCGGTTGTCGTTGTAGTAAGCTACCGGCAGTACGAGAAATTTACGCCACAACCGGTCCCGCAGTCCCGCTACAGCCTTCTGTCCGACATAATTCAGCAGGTAGATCGAGACTCCTCCGGCAATCGTCTGGGCAATAAAAGCACCGGCAATCCCGGCAATCTGCAGCTTGCTGACCGAAGCCAGGGAGAAGCCGTCGACCAGATTCTTGGTGAACATGGGAATCACAAGACCCACCAGGGTCGATATCATGCTAAGCGCAACAGCAAACGCCAATAGCCCATAGGAAGGCTTGGTACTGTGCAGGAGCTTCAAAAAAGACTTCAAGGACGCCCCCTGCTTCTTGTCAGATTGTTTATTATTCATGGATGTTCCCCTTTTCCAGCGGATCAATTTCAAGGACGTCTGTGGTCCCCTTCCGCCTTAAATCTACTGTAACCCGGCAATGTAAACTGGAATTAAACAGAGGAATCATCCGCCGGTGTGGAAACCAGCTCCAGGGCCGCTGCATAATCCTCCGGTGTGTTCATGTTGTATAAAGGTGAAGGCTCCGGACCGCCCGTGAAGCCTGCTTCCGGAATATAGAGCACCTCCAGAGCGTCCAGGCATTCCATGACTCTGAACCGCCGCCCGTGCAGCGCTTCTTCCAGAACCGGCAGCACACGTTTATGGTAGAGCCCCAGCAGGGGCTGAACACGGCCGGTGATGGACTCTGGAACCGCAGCGTCTATCTGCAGGCTGCCCCCGCTATAATTGCGGATCAGATCCCGGCCGGGCTCCGCAGCCGAACTCATCATATACCGCATAAATTCCGCTGAAGCAAACGGCAGATCACAGGCAGCCACTACGCTCCATTCCGTGGGCGATTGGAGCAGCGCCGCATGAAGCCCGGCCAGCGGGCCGCAGCCCGGATAAAGGTCCGGCACCTGGGTCAGCCCCAAAAACCGGTATTCCTCCCGCTCCTGCTCCCCGCAGGCTATGACCGGGCCTGCAGCCACCTTGGACAGCTCATCCGCCAGGCGGGCAATGACCGGTCTGCCGCCGAGACCGAGCAGCGCCTTATCGCGCCCCATACGTCTGGAATATCCCCCCGACAGCAAAATCCCCGAAAACTGAGGCATCTTTTCCCCTCCAGGCTCTCATATTTATAGCATTCTGAAGTTATCGTATCAGACTTCACAGCAGGAGAACAGCGGCAGACCTTTGCAGCAGAACAGGAACCAACCGGCTGTGCCCTCCTTGACTGGATAGATTTCAGTTTAGCGTTGCCTGTTAGAACCTTTTTTGAATCCTTGGACAATTCCAAGTGGAAAAAGGGTAACTAATTTGCCCAAGCACCCTGTTGTCCGCAGGTTAAGTGGAAAAAGGGTAACTAATTCAGCTCATTTCACCCCTGACTAAGCAATATGGCCCAATTAAGTTCCCTTTTTCCACCTAAAACTCCTAATTGTTGATTTTGGGGAGAAATAAGTTCCCTTTTTCCACCTAGTACTGCTCATCTGCTTCTTCGCAAGCGTTCGTTGGATAACGGCTATCGAATCCGGCTGGTTTCCACCCGTTCGAGTGAATTCGCTTTATTCACACCTGCTACTCCCCAACTTCGTACCTATTTTATCCACAAAGACGGTCATCGTAATTTCCTATGTAACAAAACAGACTGTTGATTTTGCAGAGGTCTGTGCTACTCTATGTTCGGAGGGGACGCTGTTCTCCGGCAGCCGGGACGGCTGGCAAACCAATCACACCCGTGCAAAAATGTTAACGTAAACATTTCTTAAGATCTTCCCTGACAAAGGAGTCATTTCATGAAGCGCTATCTCGTCGACAGGCCTATTCAATCCAAATTGCTGATCTGCTTCCTGCCCATCCTGGTTTTATCCGTTGTTCTAACCGGCTTCTTCTCATATCTGTCCTCAAGCCGGCAATTAAAAGAAAACGCTTTCTATGCGCTGTCTGACACCACCCATCAAACCGCCCTGTTCATGAACGATAAATTCATGACCATATTCGAGCAGTTAGTCAGGCTTGAGCGCAATGATGCCCTGGGCAATATTCTCTCCGGGGAAGGGCAGACAGCAGAGCAGCACCGGTATGATGATCTGATCGAGCTGCACAAGCAGCTTGACGATGTATACCATTCCTATTTTCAAATGATTGATTCCATCTTCGTGGCCTTCAATAACGGGAGGTCCTTCAATTTGCAGCAGGAATACGTCCCCCGGAAGGTACATATTGATCTGGGCGACTGGCTGAAACGCTATAACACTTCGAAGAAGGGGTACTACTGGCTGAACAGCCATAAAGACACCGTCTTCGAAACCGTGGAACAGCGAAAGGTAATGAGCAGCTTCAAAATCATCGGCACCGAAAGCTCTCCGGTCAGCGGCATTGTGCTGATTAATTTACGGGAGAGCTATTTTCTCGACATTATGGAGAATGTGAATATCTCTCCTGGCGGGACACTGGTGCTGATCAGTCCGGAAGGCGCTTTATTCTCCAAAGAGCTGGATAAGGGGTATGAGCTGAGCGGAGACACGATCACCGCGCTAAGAAACAGCACTGCCAGCAGCGGCAGCTTCTCGACGGACAGCAAAGAAGGCCGTAAAATGGCTATCGCCTACAATACCCTTCCGCTTAACCATTGGGTGCTTGCGGCTGTTGTTCCCGAGAAGGACATTCTGGAGGGTGCCAACCGGATCAAGTATATCACTCTGGTGATTATGGTCTTCATTCTTATCGTGGTCAGTCTGGCGGCCGCAGTGGTCGCACGCAACCTCAGCAACCCCCTCCGCTACCTGTCCAAGCAGGTTAAGCGCTTCGAACGGGGCGATTTCACCGTCAGCTTCGCTCTGGACCAGCATAATGAAATGGGTGTTCTGGCCCGCGGGCTCTCCGGGCTGCTGGCTTCGGTTGTCCAACTGCTGGATAAGGTGCGCAGCGAGCAGGAGAAAAAGCGCCAGATTGAGCTTCAG
This genomic interval carries:
- the mobA gene encoding molybdenum cofactor guanylyltransferase — its product is MPQFSGILLSGGYSRRMGRDKALLGLGGRPVIARLADELSKVAAGPVIACGEQEREEYRFLGLTQVPDLYPGCGPLAGLHAALLQSPTEWSVVAACDLPFASAEFMRYMMSSAAEPGRDLIRNYSGGSLQIDAAVPESITGRVQPLLGLYHKRVLPVLEEALHGRRFRVMECLDALEVLYIPEAGFTGGPEPSPLYNMNTPEDYAAALELVSTPADDSSV
- a CDS encoding ABC transporter ATP-binding protein translates to MNNKQSDKKQGASLKSFLKLLHSTKPSYGLLAFAVALSMISTLVGLVIPMFTKNLVDGFSLASVSKLQIAGIAGAFIAQTIAGGVSIYLLNYVGQKAVAGLRDRLWRKFLVLPVAYYNDNRTGESVSRMTNDTGIIKTLISEHLASLFTGVISIVGSIAVLLYLNWQMTLVLFTVLPLSALILVPLGRQMYKISKGTQDETASFTATLSGVLSEIRLVKSSGAEQKEYEAGRTGIMNLLSFGIREGKISAMISPLVSFVFMMLLVVVIGYGGMQVSSGALTAGELVAFILYLIQIVMPLTQLTQFFTQIQKAKGASERIIETLAADEEIYEGVEEAKSAEEPIVIDDLSFGYTTGDPVLSRVSFSMLPGQVTAIVGPSGGGKTTLFSLLERFYEPQSGGIKLGAKPISTFSLRSWRKLIGYVSQESPLLSGTIADNLAYGLNREVGVEELRRAAAMAYADGFISELPHGYDTDVGERGVKLSGGQRQRIAIARALLRDPKILMLDEATASLDSQSEAVVQKALSNLMKGRTTIVIAHRLATVVNADQIIFMEKGRITGRGTHEELLREHELYREFAEQQLQLNSPVLSGGGEEKGEAKNGQNPGSGRRSAHPRIGGSLFES
- a CDS encoding sensor histidine kinase, which produces MGRSRAGEIVKRVMGITIVIAGFYFSWNGGYFGLKLLEKHFNWSLTPYKSQLLTMMLQFLILFLLAGIAGLVGRLRGDERAFYIPIITAMRQISKGNFKVELENDRRYGQFGSIVEGINEMASELSRMETMRQDFISNVSHEIQSPLTSIRGFARALRDEGLSAESRAHYLDIIEAEGSRLSGLSDNLLKLSALEAESFPFERTAYRLDKQLQEMILACEPQWLDKNIDVEAELEEVTVQAVKDLLSQVWTNLLHNSIKFTPQDGMITVRLRTLDNRVEVEIKDNGIGIAEDDLPRIFERFYKVDKARSTSGGGSGLGLSLVKKIVDIHEGSITITSRPGEGTACVVVLPMQP
- a CDS encoding sensor histidine kinase, whose product is MKRYLVDRPIQSKLLICFLPILVLSVVLTGFFSYLSSSRQLKENAFYALSDTTHQTALFMNDKFMTIFEQLVRLERNDALGNILSGEGQTAEQHRYDDLIELHKQLDDVYHSYFQMIDSIFVAFNNGRSFNLQQEYVPRKVHIDLGDWLKRYNTSKKGYYWLNSHKDTVFETVEQRKVMSSFKIIGTESSPVSGIVLINLRESYFLDIMENVNISPGGTLVLISPEGALFSKELDKGYELSGDTITALRNSTASSGSFSTDSKEGRKMAIAYNTLPLNHWVLAAVVPEKDILEGANRIKYITLVIMVFILIVVSLAAAVVARNLSNPLRYLSKQVKRFERGDFTVSFALDQHNEMGVLARGLSGLLASVVQLLDKVRSEQEKKRQIELQAMQAQIQPHFLYNTLSSIKHLIDMNERQRASTMVSALTSYFRISISKGREIIPVREEMEHVRSYLMILNIRYSQEFDYEINVADELLELPILKLTLQPIVENAIYHGIKNKHGQGHLSVTGYREGDNAVFEVYDNGHGISEAKLSQLRASLQSDTAAYEAITYGLWNAHMRIVLHFGSSYGLQLDSEEGVYTRVKVYLPYANEAKGESTDA
- a CDS encoding response regulator transcription factor produces the protein MAKILVVDDDPHIRELVEVFLRAEGMEEVFGASDGIEALRLLEDNGVDLAVIDVMMPNMDGWELCKELRRSYDIPILMLTAKGETSQIVKGFELGTDDYLVKPFEPPVLIARVKALLKRYQISAAQSVNVGGLRMNRKTYEVTADQGSITLPLKEFELLFKLASYPGQTLTRDRLIEEVWGYDFEGNERTLDVHVGRLRDRFPREDYGFAIRTVRGLGYRLEVGK